A single genomic interval of Eurosta solidaginis isolate ZX-2024a chromosome 3, ASM4086904v1, whole genome shotgun sequence harbors:
- the Tpc2 gene encoding mitochondrial thiamine pyrophosphate carrier isoform X2: MPPAATELHMSKPHDVEGTVHHTSHHDDRTSTQAQLNQIYAGAISGALTRTITQPFDVLKIRFQLQVEPLSKTTPGKYTSLLQASKLIYREEGFRGLFKGHNAGQFMSIVYGVSQFWSYEQIRGVMRDSPFMATHPNIINFFSGGFAGCIATFLSIPFDVIRTRLVAQDPGQGYRNMAHAVPIIWRTEGIRGYFRGLHPTLIQIVPLVGFNFMFYKKFNDILLHTRLAHNDLLPTWVLLCTGAAAGVASKAVVYPLDFVKKRLQVQGFEHHRTRFGKTQRCKDAFHCIQLTMHEEGVRGFYKGMFPTLIKSGLMTAFYFTIYDRCKHLLYEHYHLGEKSKDSNEAGKS; this comes from the coding sequence ATGCCACCAGCAGCAACTGAATTGCATATGTCTAAACCGCATGATGTCGAGGGCACCGTGCATCATACCTCACACCACGATGATCGCACTTCAACGCAAGCGCAACTCAATCAAATATATGCTGGTGCAATTTCAGGTGCTTTAACACGCACCATCACGCAACCATTCGACGTATTAAAAATCCGTTTTCAATTGCAAGTTGAACCCCTCTCAAAAACCACACCAGGCAAATACACATCGCTATTGCAAGCAAGCAAATTGATTTATCGCGAAGAGGGTTTCCGTGGTCTCTTCAAAGGTCATAATGCCGGACAATTTATGAGCATTGTTTATGGTGTTTCGCAGTTTTGGTCTTACGAACAAATACGTGGGGTTATGCGTGATTCACCATTCATGGCGACACATCCAaatattattaactttttttctgGCGGTTTTGCGGGATGCATAGCCACTTTCTTATCCATTCCCTTCGATGTGATACGCACACGCCTAGTGGCGCAAGATCCAGGACAGGGTTATCGTAATATGGCGCATGCTGTACCAATCATTTGGCGTACCGAAGGTATACGTGGCTATTTTCGTGGCCTACATCCGACTTTGATACAAATCGTGCCGCTGGTGGGCTTCAATTTTATGTTTTACAAGAAATTCAATGATATTTTGCTGCATACACGTTTAGCGCATAATGACTTATTACCCACATGGGTATTATTATGTACTGGTGCTGCAGCGGGGGTTGCATCGAAAGCGGTCGTTTATCCTTTGGATTTCGTTAAGAAACGTTTACAGGTACAAGGTTTCGAGCACCATCGTACACGTTTTGGTAAAACGCAACGTTGCAAAGACGCATTCCATTGTATTCAGTTGACAATGCACGAAGAGGGCGTGAGAGGCTTTTATAAGGGCATGTTTCCTACACTTATCAAGTCTGGTCTTATGACGGCATTTTACTTTACTATCTATGATAGATGCAAACATTTACTCTACGAACACTATCATCTCGGAGAGAAGAGTAAGGATAGTAATGAAGCGGGTAAGTCGTAA